One Miscanthus floridulus cultivar M001 chromosome 11, ASM1932011v1, whole genome shotgun sequence DNA window includes the following coding sequences:
- the LOC136491825 gene encoding uncharacterized mitochondrial protein AtMg00810-like → MAECKPCVTLMEERLKLMKASTTAKVDATLYQSIVGGLRYLVHTRSDIAVAVSYVSRFMEDPREDHWAVVKRLLRYVKGTVDQGIVFPKTDGSGLQFTVFSDADMAGDIDRRRSTSACSSSSGRLQSHGCR, encoded by the coding sequence atggctgagtgcaagccatgcgtaacTCTGATGGAGGAGCGACTAAAGCTAATGAAGGCCAGTACCAcagcgaaggtagatgcaacactctaccaaagcatcgtcggcggtctacgctacctagtccacacgaggtcgGACATTGCGGTCGCTGTGAGCTACGTCAGCCGCTTtatggaggatccccgagaggatcactgggccgtggtgaagcggctgctgcgctacgtcaaggggacggtggatcaggggatcgtcttccccaagaccgacGGAAGTGGGCTGCAgttcactgtgttcagcgatgcagacatggcaggggacattgatagacgacggagcacctctgcatgctcgtcttcctcgggtcggctccaatctcatggctgtcgctga